agttcttattaagcttatacgtgtatacctacatacagttaagtatctagtatcctactgccttagtctttattaggggtactttagactataactttatagtctaatagctgctaaggtgctcttgcttagcttctttaaaccaTTAGTGAAgcaggtagtcctctaggtttaattgtgccgTTAGCTCTGGTAGAAGTTggctttaataaggcttaagcccttttattagcatttgttttaacctagccttattaatattgttgccctagtatgtgcctatgtatctgccttatgtgctagctataaatgcagccttctactagatagtttgtaaagttccttaagattgcgctagcgttaattccaACTAATCAGCAGTTAACCAGTGCCACCTGCCAACTCCTGATTGGCTGTCacctcttgctaactagaataacaacagcgtgtttattaataacgtaactagtagtagagttagaggaggggttagatatatatgtccagctttctgtctattattataacctagttaatcttctgtagtagttaagtgtgtaatagtgttgtccttatagaataactagattttagccttattttagggtagaggtagaagctctacgcttcttgtctatattgctatttctttaagagtgctgtgcataagattgtctattaggtcctaagtctagccactaaagacagtatccttattaaagatcacatctcttatgctaataacttttactaaggttagaatctatatctaatatatgtttaaggattagtatcctactaggtatcctacctatgctcttaggtctagttgcTAGAGTTGTgactttccttaaagggtgttacttgtAAGAGCaaaggctttacatctatatacttttagatttacctagtttagtttcctactttatatgtttaggctagctagttaagctgtataggtgaagaacacattatagggtgttttctagttatttaataaccttagtgtttagttgtgtaggtacactgctgcccttacaatctctagctacatttcctatagtaggtttgcgtctaatcttatagtgcgtgccttatcttttattacaccccctaagcgtttagcacctctgttctgtaCTTAGGTAtctagtgcagaaggcttaagcctaattaattatgcagcgcactatcttaatacttctagttttgtTGTAGTAATTTCACTAtcacacttaattaccttaacctagatcttatattgttttagcaggaattgtgtaagagtgtctaggaagtagataattatctttcctagtcaattatctttaaaatagaagtcctagaggaagctagattgcctgttaacagcaagtaattagctcttttccttagtaaagcttccctctttatataagtggaagttaattgctatgcattctcctagtcctttattgctTGTTTGTggtatttaactaatttgcctcttagtcttagcttgtctgtaagcattatattagactgtagtaatacccctaactcttaccccctaagattgttagataaggtgcttgatagtagcagctctagggtgccctattcgcttgtgctatagcagagcagtagcagtcttaggtgtttagcTTTATGTTAATTTTATTGCAAATGCTGTCTGtagctgttccctaagtacctattgtctatgttgtttatctaaggatgtgATAGCTATGTTGTCTACTCGTCTAAGCTgagttagatctccttttgtgtcccaccagatgccctgttaacgtagttgttagaaagagacaagattgcaaagtatgtctaggcaccatgctacgttgtgtagtttaagagtgGTTAgttagtttgtgtttaatagatagagatagaggGTGCCATATCCCtgtatctatacctaggagtttcctacctataggtagttgtttaatgcaggtagagtaaggtcttatatccagtccttgttgtttataatatagatagttaatcctaagttaaggataaaggagtttctaagagggtagcttagtagctctatattgtataattctttaactagacttatattaattattaatatcttctgtccctatagttatcctagaggtgcctctagtgtttaggatgttttaatagctagtgtcttagtgcaagctcgttttgcagatctaacctaatcttaaaggtcaGCATTTTGTTCCATCCTGAATTGTACCatcttagcaattctattacgtagggtaaactattctagtgctttatctttgtAGACAtagtagcaatcttctagtctatagcgttgtctataagcagggcattttgctcctctagctgctgctgtatcccctcttagggactgcttagatatagttatttaaccaaagttctgtttttaacaaggtcttccctaactcccctgtgtagtaggagtagataatgcgtctttaacaacataagaggcgtccctgtCAGTGTCTAGGGTGGATTCACTACTAGCAGcaagagttaagttgttccctgcagcaaaggcgcccctttactatctccccttagggtagtacttgcttatatgctcttagaagcgttttattatttctttataagttatattttgttcttatctgctatagtcctagaatgttattgcctaggttagcgctatctttattactaaatctaagaagtcttagacagtgtcttgtatattatatattttagcaacaccctctattttagcgttagttgcagcataattatacttaaggagctaggtatcccagctcctaggttgtcttattagtttaagggctgctaggtattagtggcgtacgcgtaattgttcttctttagtattaatgctaactatatatttaaggctaataagctatatttaaattaatttacctagttagcagcagttctttataaggtaaggtaatactaagctttagataaacatgaccaccttgtctaggttagcttgttccttgtagtagtctctatccgctatcttgtaggatttaaggcagctcttctaatagttattatcttccttctatgcctttaggctgttagctaatagtttagataggattttaggaagctaagggtttccttgtttattattgctaagggctggcctcctcttatagttagtaatgtctagggcgttaggcacttatagcttagtccttagaggaATAGTCtgatttaggtctatcttctcctatacgtcgagagaggcgcagcaggtctgtagttaatgcaactaaggtgtgtaggttgtgtaatctataagaattattgtTAAATTGCgcatagttaatagcaacatattaaaagggtatttttagtagtgttagtaagactcttaattgttagataatatgcttaatgtgcaaagataataataaaggtaattaattaataattatctgtcttaatggctcattttatgtgtgtgtgccgctagcccctaagttaaccgaggttaaccctaaaaccctaacttggctcggcaaggtcggttatctaacAGGACTACAGCAGCTAACTATAAGACAATTTGTGCGTTTCTAGAGTTATTTAAGCATACTTAGATTAAGCTAGgtatatagtataaagaCATATAGAATATAGATAAGACTAGTATTAGTCTTAGGGTATACACTAATACTAGAGTAATTGCTAATTTAttaaagaagaaggcttatattaaattactagagaaTTGTAAGTAGGTATTAATCCTAGAGACTATCTCTGCTACTAGCACTAAGCTCTAATGCCtacttatctttaaaggcaAGCATCTACAAACTACGTGGTTTCTAGTATAAGGGGTACCTAATTAGCTCTACATAACGTTAGAGAATAGATAGACGTTAAATTTAATTAGATTTAAGTGGCTATAATAGATATTTATACTAAATACTACAcctttataaggtaggtagcggctactactattagatAGCTATAGCTCCTACACTCCTATTAACTTTATATAGACTTGCTAGCAGTATTAGATCTATCTTCTGTACCTTCTACCTTACGCCTTACACATCCTCCAGCCGCTAGATCTAGCTCTATTCTCTATTGTTAAAACCTACTACTGTAGTTAAATCTAAGCACTCTTAGCACTTAATAACGCAGTACTTATTAAGAAGGAGAGGTTTGTTACCTTATATAATAAAGTAAGAGAGGAAGGACTATCTAAAAAGGTTATATAAGCTAGGTAGAAGGCTGCTAGCTTATGCCTATACAACCTAGACCTAGTACTACTCTTATCTTAGATATTAGGCTAACCTGTTACGCCTcctctatctacttaacctaTAGATAACATATTTACTATGCCTTAGAGCTTACAGGCCCTTTATAGGGCTTATTAACAGCTTCTTTTATTAGAATCTCTCTCTTAAAGCACCTGTGTGGTGCTTTAGCAAGGTAGGTAAGGCTATTGCTAGCGCTAACACTTATGCAGCTTAGTTTAAATCTAAGAATTAATAACTTAAATATTAACTAGATAGTACTAGGGTTACCTGCTTAAGAAAGCGTGTTTAAGTTAACCTAAATAAGCGCTATAGTAACGTTAAAGCTATTAAGGCTGCTATTAATTAGGCAGCAGCATTAAAAGCTAAGCAGGTATTATGTTTAACTAAATAAGAAGCTTaaaaagtagtagtagtagtagtagtacttaCGCTTTAGTCTATGTGTACAGAGTAGCAATTATAAGCGTTATTATTAAACAATTACAACTCTAAATAGTAAGGCTTACTTTAGTTAGGTGGCTAAAAACTATATGTGGCTGAAAAGTATATGGACTAGCTTAAAATAAAGGAGCTCCTTGTCCTTTAAATCTGTATTTCTACTGTTAAAGACTTTTCTTACTATTACGTATGCGTATAGAGAATCAATCTCTAGAGTTAGAACTATGTTTAAAAACCAAGTGTATAACAACCGTAATGATCAACTTAGTAGTATTTAAGCGTCCTAAATACTATCGATTGTTATACCCGTCATTTACCTTGCGCATCGACGCACGTTGAAAGTGCCATGAGATCGTGAACTGGCCATTGACCTGCGCAATGTAGGGTTTGGGTACATAAAGATGACAGAATCCATCTCATTCTTTGATGCCTTTCTCATGTAGCTTCTCTACTGGCGCATCGATCTGGCCGTTCATCCGCTGTTTCATGTTGTCGATGAGCAAGACACAGATTGTGCCAAGCGTGCCAATCACTGCGCTGATGATAAAGATGAGGCGGATGGAATCTGCCAGTGCTTGTTTATAAGTTGCCGCACCGATAGCAATGATGCTGGGCGTCGCTCCAGCCACTGCCGACAAGGCGGAAGGATTATTGGAAGTTAATGCCTGGATGAATTCTGGTAGCGAGGACACAGGAAGTCCAGCAGCGATGACTGCTTTCGGGATCCTGGCTGGAATAGCCGAGCTCAAGCGCGCTTTATAGATTGCGGTATAGATGGAGGTTGTGATCGAGTTGGTAAGTGCTCGAGAAGATGTTGCAACAGAAGTTGCAGTGGCGATCAGACTGTGCGGCACGGATAGTTGCACGCCGGTCATGATCATGACCACAGGTGATGCGAACCCAATTCCCGACAGACCCGCGAACGCCACGGCATTGAAGTCTGTGCTGGGTTGTAATGTTGCGAATCCAACAACGCCTGCGGTCCATATCATGAAGCCGCCAAACATAGGCCACCGTACATCTCGGTAGTAGGAGGACAAAGCAGCCCAGATCGGTGTACATATAACCATAGCGACCCAATATGGCGTGCCTCGTGCAACTATTTTGAGAGGGTCCGATTCATACAATGCTTGGGTCCTGAGAGCTTCTTAGCACGTACATCAGAATCGCCCGAGGGCAAAGCACTTACAGAATGGGATAAAAGATGGTGAACGAGATGAAAATAATGGCTTCAACAGCAAACAGACCTGTACAAATAGCGAAAGTGCGACCGTTGGGCTTTCCGGGTAGGAACAAGTCGTGATGAAGAATGCCGCTGTTTGTGCCCTTCCACTCATATACGCCGAAAGCAATAACGAGCACCCCGCCAACGACTATGGTAGCAATGACTCTTGAATTATCCCAGCTGTACTGGCCACCGCCCAGATTAAGTCCAACAAGGATAAGTGTAACGGCAGCAGTCAATAACAAGCTGCCTAAAATGTCGAGTTTTCTTAATTTTTGCACCCAGCTTAATGAGTCGTCTTGCGTCTTCCGTTTGGGCGGGTTGTAGCCGAAAAAGATGCTGATAAGACTGGCTGCCCATAAGGCCATTTCGATCCACTACATGGTGCTATGTCAGCTCTGAAAATCTTGCTGTACGTTGATTGACCTCGTTGCTTACCCAGTACTTGCGCCACCCACGCACCGGGTCAGCCTCGACCAAAGCACCTATGATAAGCGGGCCAGATACAGAGGCGCATGATGCAGCCATGTTGACGATACCTTGAGCCACTATTACTGTACGTTAGTGTGACACAATCGTGGGGGTCAGAACCCCGATGCGAAACTTACTGGGCCTCCACTTATTCGGCAGTATTTCACTTGGGATGGCGTACAACAACGGCGTAGTGGCATAGCCAAATCCCTTGATCGTCTGGCCGACGATGACCCTCGAGATACTGGATGAACCAGGAACGATAGCGCATCCGATGACACCCATCATACAGCCAATGAGCAGTATGTTCTTTCGAGCCTGGAATATGTCCGAGGCGGATGACAGGATAGGGCCTATGGCACCACATACCAGGTTGGGAGCATTGGGAATCCATGTCTGGGTGTCTGGTGCGTTCAGAGAGTTCCCAATAAAACTTAACTAGTTGTTGTATGGCATTAGCTTGTGTTCAGCGTCGAGGAGAAGTGAACTCACCACTGCTGGAGGGGCTTGGAGAGAAACGACAGCAACATAGTTGATGAGGCCCATGGCCAAGAGCGCAACATAGGTCCGCCAATGAATTTCGGGTTCGAGTTCTGCGTCCTCATATCCGTGCTCATGAGAGCTGGTATCGCACTCGTTGTGGTCTGTCATACCCTTTTTGTTCTCTTCAGAGGGGGAGATAGCCTGGACAACTGAATGGGACGACATGATCACTAGACAGCATTCGATTAGCCAAAATCTATTACGATTGATATTGTGCTCCGATTCTCATCTCCTGGTGGTGTGATGGACATTTGTACGATCTTATATAATGATTTCGTGGCTATATATCATACAACAGGGTGGGGACACACGAATCGATATTGTGATAGGCATTTCATCGGGTATTCGgatggcggcggcggcggcggcggctccACAAAAGGGTACTACTTGCCAGACAGACAAACATCATGAGAAGCGAGAGCTTAGGGGTGAGACATGTAGAATCTGGGACCAAAGAAATGGCCGCTTGTATGGGTGTTGGCTCAGAAATGACAAGCATACGAAGATGAGTCTGTACAGAAACAGACCGGCTCGCTTCCACGTCCGAGCACTTAGGTAAGTACGCGGGGTACGAATGTGCCACCCTACTGACCCACCAGTTCGTTGCCACCCTGAAATTCCCAGGGGGCCTGGCATTAACCTTATCAACAGTGAAGAAGGTCCTCATACCGGTATTGGCAGGAAATCCTAGGCGTGTAACTGATATACTAATAAAAATTTATAATGCCAGGCGACATGTGCGTACCCACCCAAGAGTTCGCATAGGGTTTTTTTACCTAATAACACCCGGGACAATGATGTATTAGATGTGCCGACAAGCAGGTGATTGGTCAGCAACTACCACAGGTATGGTTCTCATGTATTGGCCTGCATTCTATCATCTAAACTGTCACATAAGCTGTCAACGAGCTGTTAGTTAGCTGTTAGTTAGCTGTCAACCAGCCGCAAGTAGCCAGTTGGAAGCTTTCGCTTGAGTAGGACATGTTTCCAATTGTCCTGACACGAATCTGGGGTGGGTGCGTGCATATCGCCATGCACCAATCAGACAATTTACTATCGTATTCTTAATTTGGTGTAAGTCTCTACAGGTTAGTTGTTACACTATTCAAACATGTGTACCCTAACGTTCAAGTATCTGGCGAGGCATAAGATTCACACCTTCTGTCCCATTTCAATCGACAGTCTCTAGTGAAACTTGAACCTGCCGCAGCTATCTACCTATAGGTTCGATTCAGACATACTTTGCCTGTTCACCAAGCAGACTTCTGGCACATGCAGTCTTTACAAAATGGGGACAACACTCTGTTGTCATGACGACGAAGTGACTCTAGAAGAGCAGGAGTATGCGGCACTTGCAAGCGATCAAAGATCTCATTGTGGACGGTACCTGGATTCGTCGAAGAACAGGTTCGTTCTTTACTGGCCAGTCTTGCCAGATCATGGAGAGCTGACACTCACCTCATGTAAGGTTTTAGTATCCATGAGGGCTTTGTTAGTCAAGTCATCCGATTTTCTTGATCTTGGTTTCCAGAATCTGGCCATCGCATCTCAAGCTCCTACTTCGTCGAACAAATCTTTCACTATACCAACCCAGCAATCCCATATCCCTCACGATATCAGCCACGTGGTATCACGCATTAGCTCGTACGAAGGGCGAGTACCAAGGCCAAGCCGGTTACCCTCAGCGACACGGGGTTGAATTTGGCCAAGCGCTCTCCGGACTCAAAGCAGCATGGGATCCGTCTTTCGCTCAGTCTAGTCGCGGCTCCCGTAGTGTCGCCTTCAGGAATCGACACACGCATTTCTCAGTGGATGCAGGTCCGCAGTTCCAGGACCCACCACAACTGGCTCGACAGTTGGTGCCGCCAGGTTCGCTGAACGGGTTTCTTCCCGCCGTCCATCATACCAAGTCCCGGGGATCACTATCGGGCAGAACGCGCCAATGGTCTTGCAGTACTGTTTCCTAGCTCATGGGGGCCTAATATAAAATACTGGGGTAAATGGAGCCTTGGAAAGGAGCGATCTAGCTGTATAGTGCTCCGCGCTCAATACGGGCAAGCGTCGTCTTGGCCTACGATTTCACAAAGTATATATGTAAAGTCGACCAAATGCACTTGGACTGTATCGAGGCTGCTCGCTCTCTCAGATCTTGACGTCAGATCCAAGGAATAAGATGCGCTGCGACGTTGCCATTACGGCGTTTCTGGCTTCCGGCGCCACTGCCGCAGCTGTGAAGAAAGGATTTGTTACTACCAAGGGTACTGCCTTCAAGCTTGATGGcaaggacttctacttcgCTGGAGCAAATGCCTACTATTTCCCTTTCAACGACGTGAGTCTTCTGCGCACAAGTCCCAATCCTCTCGTTCTAACAGTATCCAGCTCGCCGCCGATGTCGAGAAGGGCATGGCAGCAGGCAAGAAGGCTGGTCTGAACGTATTCCGCACCTGGGGCTTCAACGACCGTAACCGTACGACCGTTGCCGGTGGTCTCCCCCAGTACGGTGGCGAGGGCGCTGGCCCTTCGCCCAACGTGCTCCAGTGGTGGAACAACGGCACCGCAGAGATCAACCTTGCTCCCTTTGACAAAGTCATCACCGCTGCGGAGAAGACAGGAATGAAACTCATCATCGCCCTCACAAACAACTGGGCCGATTACGGCGGCATGGACGTCTACACGACCAACCTGGGCGGCAGGTACCACGACGACTTCTACCGGGATCCCAAGATCAAGGCCGCGTTCAAAAAGTACGTCAAAGCCATTGTGCAGCGCTTCAAGAGCTCCAACGCCATCATGGCATGGGAACTCGCCAACGAGCCCCGCTGCGGCGCCGACGGCGTGCGCAACCTCCCGCGGTCTGAGAGCTGCACGCCCGCGACCATCACAGCGTGGATCGACGAGATGAGCACGTACATCAAGAGCGTGGACAGAGAGCACCTCGTGACATGGGGCGGCGAGGGGGGCTTCCACGTCGCGAGTGACGACTGGGCGTACAACGGCGCCGACGGCGGCGACTTCGACCGCGAACTCGCGCTTGGCAACATCGACTTCGGCGTCTTCCACAGCTACCCGGACTGGTGGAGCAAGACGGTCCCCTGGACGGTGCAGTGGATCAAGGACCACGCGGCCGCGGGCCGCAGGGCGAAGAAGCCCGTCGTGCACGAAGAGTACGGCTGGCTGACCGACGACAAGAGGCTGGAGTACCTCGGCAAGAGCGATAACCAGACGCGCGCAGACGTCCTCGGTCTCTGGCAGAAGACGAGCTTGAAGGAGAAGATGAGCGATATGTACTGGCAGTTTGGATATAGCGGGTTCTCCTACGGACGGAACCACGACGACGGGTTTACGATATTCCTCGAGGATGCGGAGGCTACGTCGTTGGTCTATGAGCATGCGAAGAAGGTCAACGCGCTGAACTAGTAGACCTGGAGCTTATGGATTGCTGGTGCGAATATAGACTTCGCCTCTTTAACGCTCTCATGCAGAGCACTTCCTCTTCACCATTCTACCATCACCATCCCGTTTCCAACCTTTTTTCTCCTTAGTTGTTAGAGCCGAGTCTTTCCCCTGGTCTTCATTTGCATTAGATATCACCCCCGCATCATCAGCGATGTAGCCACTGACCTCACCATCGGAACCAGACAACGTCTGTCCGAAGAACGCCGTATCCTCCGGCAGCATGGGACCCAGCTTCTCGAACGGACCGACACTAACCTTCCTAGTAGCCAGATTGGACTGGCCACCGAGCTTGGAAATGTGTGGCTCTTGCGCTGTCTGTCCGCGGGACAAAACAGTTACTTCCTCACGCGCAATCTCTCCATCTCCGTGCTGCTCGAGCACACCTCGAACCCACCAAGGCCCCCGCCCGACACCCAGCGGACTCAGCCTCCCCCGCGTCTCCAGCCCCGGCATATACATTACCTCCAGCGTATCCCCCGCGTTCCTAAGACGCGGCACATCCTTCGTGTCCGGCTGAGGATTCTCCGCGATCTCAATATTCACGCGAAGCCCTTTCGTATTCCTCTCCCTGGCAGAAAAAGCCTTGGGCGTACACACGCGATCAGCCCTGGCCTCAAGCTCCCGGATGACGTGTCTCCCGACACATTCCCTCGTCTGCAGCGCCCGCTGCACATACACCGGCACATCACGCACCAGATGCGCGAAAGCGCACACATCCGGTACGGCAGGCTGTCCCAATCTCACGGCGAGCTTATCCGCGTACTTGTTAACAGCTGCTTCGTATGCGTTTGTCGCGGGTTCGTATTTATCTAGACAATTGGTGAGTTTGGTAAAGGTACGTAGGCGTTTGGCTGCCTGTTGGAGCTTGGTTCCCACCAGGCCGAACAGCTCCGAGAAGAGTGGTGTTGGGACGCGGAGGGCGATGTATAGATCTAGCGTGTGCAGGAGCTGTGCGCAGGCGCTGAAGGCGCGGATGAAGAAGGTGGAGTATTTGGTGGTGCCGTGGCTGAGGAGGAGGGTGCGAATGTACGAGTTGCGAATCGCGCCCAGGGCGCTCTTGAGGTGCGATGATCGATGTGTAGATAGAGTGTCGAATGCTGCCATTGCGGTTAGGGATTCTTGCTCGCATGCTAGGAGGCAGTCACGTTGGATGGCGAGTTGCTGCAAGTCGTCTTCTGCGTACTCCCCAACTTCCTCTACAAGAGAGGCGGTGGAGTCGGGCAGTGCAGCATCCAAGTCGAGATTTTCCTTGCAAGTGTCGCAAAAGTCAAAGACTGCGTTCGTGTGCACGACCGCACCGTTGCAATCCCCCCCAGTGAGGTTCTCAAGGTCGTCGCCGAGTGGAAAGCACGATGCGGGTGCGCGGTGGACACCCTGTTTCAGCTTGAACTGTGTGGCTTGGGGACAGAGGAGAGTGTGCTCGGGCGAGGAAGAAAGTACAGAGTGATCGCAGCTGTTCCAGACGATGCGTGTGTATCGGCACATTGTTGGTGCTTTCGAGCCAGCTTGGATGTAGCGGATTCTGATCAGAGTTCAACGTGGATGGCTTTTGGTGTCACTGAACTCGCGAGTAGTGTGTGCGGTGGAGGGGGTTGATATAGTCAGCATCAATGGATGCAGAGACAAGCTTGTTGAAAACACAACTTGATGCGCACAATGCGAGACCGCCCGCTGTGCACAACGTTGTTGGCAAGAGACAAAGCAAACCTATTGTTTGAGTGCCAACAAAGCTTGATGCCATGCAACACTATGCTCTCGAAGTTTGATCAGGCCGAGCGAGGAGTGATTAATAGACAAGCAATTCAAGAGAAGACGTGTCTGGAGAGTGATCGAATGGGAGTAGCTGGCTCTCTCAAATAGTGATATCCTATCCCGTCTCCATGCATCGACCCCAATAAACAGCCATCGCTAGAGCTTCTCAACACACTGTCTTCCCAAGTCTACACTTTGAACGTCTCACGACGGAAGTGAGCAGGCAAGGCGAATTCCGAGCAGGATCTAAAATCGAAGCTGGTATGGCATAAATTCAGTCCACCAGGTGCTGATCTGTGTTCTAGTTTGCGACGGCCTACTAGTCTGTAGACGTGGTGAGGACAGGTCCGGAAACTCATATGTTTAGGTACAGCGATCCAGCGTCCAGGTCATTAGAGTCAATCCTAGCCCGTGGATGCTATGGCGAAGTTTCGTTATTTGCTGCGATTCTCTCGCTTGTTCGTAACTTTGCTGGTATCACGATCTAGTGGTGTGATTTACTTACTTGCTTGTACCCGCGTGATGCGTCTGGGCCACGGTGCATGAATTGCAAAGGACCGACGTCGCTCCGGTCGAAGGCGACTACGAATGTGGGGTAGTGGAGAATCGGTGTGTGGAGAAGTGCGGGGGAGGCGTCAAAGCTCCGAATCACGACACCTGCCGGCGAGAAGACTCGGCAGAGAAGGTCGAGCGACCGAGGACAGATGACGAGTGGTAGAGCTTGGTTGTCTCGCGCTTTGATTACAATTACGTGCACCCTCATATGTACCATCGTCTCGGGTGTTGCCTCTCTCCCCAGAACCTCCAAAAAGCACTGTGATGTCTCCCTCATCACCTTCTCCAGCTCAAACCACCGACTCTTACACAAGCACCACGTGCTCAACAACAGTCAAAACTCCCCCAACACGCACACAGTGCGCGAAGTGTTCAAACCAAGCCGCCTTGAAAGGAATAAAACGCTAAAGCAGAGCACTGACATAGGAAACCGACGTCGCGTCATGCGAATCAACCGCAGAAGCAAACAAAAGGCAGAAGGGTTTGTACAGTCTAGAACCGCGGTACTTTTGGTAGGTTGTGCAGCTCCTGGATGTCAGGAATCCGGGACGCAGGACAGATGGGCGTGGGGTGGTGGTTGTCGATGGTGTTCAAAGTTTCGATCATCATGTGTCGTCAGCGTCTGGCGTCGGTGTCTCGCTCTCGTCCTCCGGCAGGGTGGGTGGAGCCTGAACAAGACTTCTCCGCTTGCCCTTCTTGTCCTCCTTCTCTGCTGATGAGGATCCGTTCGTCTCTGGTGTGTTCGCTGCCGGTGCCGGAGCTGCGGACTTGGCGTTGGTGGACTTCTTCGTCGGGGCAATGGTTGCCATGCTGGTGGACATCTTGGACGTATCCTTGTTGTTGGTACTGTCCGAGTCCTTTGCAAAGTCCTTCCATTTTCGCCACCCGTCGAAGTCGATGAGGGCTTGCATGCAGCCCCACTCCTTGACTTTTCGCTCCAGCCAGACAAAGTTGACGGGCTG
The window above is part of the Ascochyta rabiei chromosome 1, complete sequence genome. Proteins encoded here:
- a CDS encoding Mannan endo-1,4-beta-mannosidase — protein: MRCDVAITAFLASGATAAAVKKGFVTTKGTAFKLDGKDFYFAGANAYYFPFNDLAADVEKGMAAGKKAGLNVFRTWGFNDRNRTTVAGGLPQYGGEGAGPSPNVLQWWNNGTAEINLAPFDKVITAAEKTGMKLIIALTNNWADYGGMDVYTTNLGGRYHDDFYRDPKIKAAFKKYVKAIVQRFKSSNAIMAWELANEPRCGADGVRNLPRSESCTPATITAWIDEMSTYIKSVDREHLVTWGGEGGFHVASDDWAYNGADGGDFDRELALGNIDFGVFHSYPDWWSKTVPWTVQWIKDHAAAGRRAKKPVVHEEYGWLTDDKRLEYLGKSDNQTRADVLGLWQKTSLKEKMSDMYWQFGYSGFSYGRNHDDGFTIFLEDAEATSLVYEHAKKVNALN